In Macadamia integrifolia cultivar HAES 741 chromosome 12, SCU_Mint_v3, whole genome shotgun sequence, the following are encoded in one genomic region:
- the LOC122058284 gene encoding histone H4 produces MSGRGKGGKGLGKGGAKRHRKVLRDNIQGITKPAIRRLARRGGVKRISGLIYEETRGVLKIFLENVIRDAVTYTEHARRKTVTAMDVVYALKRQGRTLYGFGG; encoded by the coding sequence ATGTCGGGGAGAGGCAAAGGAGGGAAGGGATTGGGAAAGGGAGGAGCGAAGAGGCATCGTAAGGTGTTGAGAGATAATATTCAGGGAATCACTAAGCCTGCAATTCGTCGTCTCGCGAGGCGTGGAGGTGTCAAGCGTATTAGTGGATTGATCTATGAAGAAACCAGAGGAGTCCTTAAGATCTTCCTCGAGAACGTTATCCGTGATGCGGTTACTTATACGGAGCACGCTCGCAGGAAGACCGTGACTGCTATGGATGTGGTTTATGCTCTTAAGAGGCAAGGTAGGACTCTTTATGGGTTTGGAGGTTAG